CGGCTTGGATAGAAAAGGATCCTCAAGCCGCCATCGTCTGGCTGCGCCAACTCGGACCGGATCTCCGCGGTCGGGTGATCGAGCGATTCTCGGGCGACCTTCTCGCCAAGCCGGCAGATCATGATCCACAGGCGATGGCCGTCACCATGGAGTGGCTGGAGAAGGAGGCGACCCCAACCGCCCGGGCACGCCTGGGTGCCGACTTCTGTGCAAGCTTGGCGGAATCGGACCCGGCAGCAGCCTTGTCGTGGGCATCCAGCCACTTGTCCTCCGGCCCGCTGGCCGAAGCAACGGGCAAGATCACGGCGCTGATGATGCGCCGTGACCCCGCGTCCGCCCGTGCCGCGGTGGAAAGCCTACCACCTGGCGGAATGAAGCACCGCGCCGCCTCTGAAGTGGCCACCCGGTGGGCTGGCACCGCGCCTGAGGAAGCCGTATCTTGGTGGATGCAGAATGTAGCGAAATCCGAGTGGGACCGCTCCTCGGATGGGATCGGAATGGCATGGTATCAAAGTGCCCCCCAAAGCCTGCTGGATCACATCCGCAATCCCGAGGCCTCCGATCTGCCCGAAGGCATCGCGACCACCGCAGCCCGGGAGCTTTTCCGGCAAGACAAGGTCGCCGCTTTCGACTGGATCGAGACCGTCCCCGCATCCCGCCGCGACGCCCTCTTTGACGCGGTCTATCATTCCTGGGCCTGGCAAGCACCGGGCGAGGCGGCAGCATTCCTGGAAACCCGCCCGGAGCTCGCCACACCCGAGCTAAGCCGGAAGATCGTGGAAGCATGGTATGACCGGGAGCCATCGGCAGCGATCGCGTGGGTGGCCCAACTTCCTTGGGGAGGCACGCGCGAGGCAGCGCTGAAGGAAGCCAAGCAGAAGGCGGAAAGCATGGCTGCCGGAGGCGGGAGCTTTCCGGAGGAACTCCGCGTACTACTGCGAAACTGACGGAATCGGTCAATTCTCCCGGCACTCCCCGATTTCCCTTCACAAATCAAAGGCACAGGAACGTTCTAGAAGGGTGAAAACGATCATCGCCTCCCTGCTCCTTGCAGCCTCCGCCACCGCTACTTACGCCCAGAAACCCGGTGACAGCGTCACCCCCGAAACCCTCGGCAAGCTCGAGTGGGTCAAGGGTGAGGCACCGAGGGAATGGGAACCGGGAAAAGTTTACATCCTCGAGTGCTGGGCCACTTGGTGCGGCCCGTGCCTGGCTGCGATTCCCCACGTGGACGAGCTTTACGACAAGTATTCGGAAAAGGGACTCCGCGTGATCGGCGTGAACGTGTGGGAAGACGGCAAGGACAAGGTCGCTGAATTCGTCACCAAGAAAGGCGATGGCATGTCCTATCCGGTCGCATACACCGGAAAGGGCGGCGCTTTCGAGAAGGAGTGGCTCACGCCCGCCGGAGTGAAGGGCATCCCGCACGCTTTCGTGGTGAAGGACGGGAAGGTGATCCTGGCCACCCATCCGATGCAGATCAGCAACGACGTGATCGAGGGCCTGCTGGCAGGCGGGGAAGCCCAGGAGAAAGTGCTCACCTCCATCAAGGAAGCCGAAAAGAAGCAGGGCCAGATCGGCGAGACGATGCAGGCTTTCCGCGCCGCCGCGGCGAAGAAGGACACCGCCGGAATGGAGAAGGCGATCGCCGACCTGAAGGCTCTGGACGAAACGAGCCGCTATGTTCCGGCAATGAACTTCGAACTGCTGGTGGCCAAGGGCGACTGGACGGGCGTGGAAACGAATGTGAAGTCCCTCGCAGGCGACCCGATGGGACGAGTCATGGTAGGATTGGCGGCGCAGCGTTCCGTGAAGGAGCCGCAAGCCCCGGAATCCTTCCGCAAGATGATCAGCGAAGAGCTTTCGAAGCTGCTGGCGGAAAAGGGCCAGCCTTACGAATTCCAGACGCTGACCCAAGTCCAGTGGTCGCTGGGCGACAAGGAAGCCGCCAAGATCTCTGCAGCGAAGGCCGCCGACTCGGCCAAGGAACTCCAAAAGACGGCTCCGAGATTCCCGGTAACGCCTTTCGAGCGCTACGCCGAGGCAGTGGCCAAGGGTGAGCTACCAACGACCGAACAAGTGGGCGAATGGACGCGCGAGGCAATGGAAGCGGCAAAGGCCGCCGAGGCCGCTGGCGAGACCAAGAAGGAAGGCTGAGAAAAGCTATCGGCGGGGCCTCATAAGGGTTATGAGGCCTGTTCCAAGGCTTCCGGCTAGCGATCAGGAAGAGCTGCGGAGCGTAGCTCCTTGAACTGCTTCAGGAGGTCCTCCAGCATGCCGGAATCCTTCATGACGCCAAAGGAGCCGGCCAAGCCCGCAACTACCAAGCCGATGGCAGCGAGAATGCCAGCCCAGTAGAGGAAGGCGAGCAGCTTGCCAATCCCATCGAGGCGCTTGACGCCGGCATAACCCGCGGGACAGGCGACGCAGCGGTAGAGAAGCCAGAGATTGAGGACGGGAATCAAAAGGCCGAGGGTCCACCAGCCGCTCATGCCGAGATTGTGGAAGCGCTTTACCTGAGATACGAGCGCGAGGATGCCGACCAAGGGCGGGGCAACCATCGGCAGGTAATTCTGATAGGGCATGGGCACGTAGGGCTTCATGAAGCCTATGGCCACTCCCCAGCCGGTGAGGATCAAGGAGGGCAAAACCACGGTGCCCATGATGTAGCCGATCCGCCCGGTGCCCCCCTGATGCCCCTTTGGCACGATCACCGGCGAGACATACTCCCCGGTCTGAGAGAGGGATTCGGTGCCTGCCAGGGAATCTTCGTGGCGGCTCTGGACCGCACGGCGCTCGAAAAGCCCCTCGATCTCGCCAGCGGGCTCCCAGTCGCTAAGGCTCGTGGTCCACACCAGATCATTCCGCGGGTCCAGCTTGCCGGACTGGGAAAGCTCTAGCAAATAGTCGAAACCCACGGGACCGAAACGCTCCCCTTGGGTCGAATAAAACCACTGCTGGTCTTGGGCGGTCACAGCGCTTCGAGTATCTGAAAATTTTAGAAAAGTCAAACTTACTGGATGCGGAAGCAGGAGAGATTTGGAGGAGATTCCAAGATTTGCCTTGACGCTTGGTCCGTGGCCGCCATCCTCCTCGCCCCGCGCAAGCAACCCTTTCCTATTTTTCCACCATGGCCCGCGTCTGCAGCATCCGAGGAAGCCGAGTCCGTTCCGGCGGCAAGATCAACCGTTCCGGTCTCGCTAAGAAAAAGGGCGGTATCGGCCGTCACGTCACCAAAGTCGTGAAGCGCAAGGTGGCTCCGAATCTCCAATCCAAGCGCATCTGGGTTCCAGAGCTGGGCCGTTACGTCCGCCTCACCCTCAGCGCCAAGGCAATCAAGACCATCAACAAGAACGGCGCCCACGCCACCTTGAAGGAAGCCGGTCTCATCTAAGCCAAGATTTCAGGTCGAATCTGATTTCATGACCAATCGACCCGGGGGAAACTCCGGGTCTTTTCGTTTTCCGAACCGAGCCTTTTTACGGCAGATGGCCAAGATCATGCGGAGGATTCCATTTTCTTCCGCGATGCCACTTGACGACCTCTCCCCGCACCGGTTTCTTCCCGCCCGCCATGCTCCATCAGGTGCTCAAATCGAAGCTTCACCGTGCGATGATCACCGCTGCCGACGTCGAGTACGAAGGCAGCATTGAGATCCCGACCGATCTCATGGAAACCGTCGGCCTGTGGGCAGGCGAGAAGGTCCTGGTGGCCTCCATCACGACGGGTAACCGTCTTGAAACCTACGCCCAGCCCGGTCCTCCAGGTACGGGCCAGATCATCATCAACGGCGGCGCCGCCCATCGGATCAAGAAGGGCGAACGCGTGGCGATCATGGCCTTCGGGCTTTCGGAAATTCCGGTAGTTGCAAAGAAGGTAGTCCTCGACGAAGAAAATCGCGTGATTCGCGACGGTCGTTGAACTCCAGTTGTTCGCACTGATCCGTTCTACGCGTTGCAGCATGCACACAACGCTACCTAAGCGTCATTTTGTTTAAAATTTTTTGCTTGAGATACCTTAAGGATTTTTTTGAATGAGCGACTCTTTTTGGGTCGCGCACGGGGCAATTTGCTGCTATGATCGGGGCGCTATGGCAACCACCACGAAACGCACCCGGTTCTCACGCCGGCTTCCTGATCATGTGACGGATGAACTCTGCAACGTGCTCGCGGAAGATAAGGTGTTTGGCTTCAATGACCTGTTCGAACGTGTGTTCGACAACCTCAAGGTCCGTAATGCTGTGAGCGGCGGTGAAGAGATGCTTCGCCTGCGTGCTTACGAGAAACTCCAGAACCTGGTGACCCGCGGTCTGGTCGAAAAGATCGGCAAGGAATACAAAGGCACCAAGCGCGTCCACGAGGCGTCGAGCGAGTATCTCGCCCAACAGCAGGAAGATTGAAGGCCCAAAGGACGCCAGAAGTCCGTTTGCCTCCCCT
This portion of the Luteolibacter luteus genome encodes:
- a CDS encoding TlpA disulfide reductase family protein, which encodes MKTIIASLLLAASATATYAQKPGDSVTPETLGKLEWVKGEAPREWEPGKVYILECWATWCGPCLAAIPHVDELYDKYSEKGLRVIGVNVWEDGKDKVAEFVTKKGDGMSYPVAYTGKGGAFEKEWLTPAGVKGIPHAFVVKDGKVILATHPMQISNDVIEGLLAGGEAQEKVLTSIKEAEKKQGQIGETMQAFRAAAAKKDTAGMEKAIADLKALDETSRYVPAMNFELLVAKGDWTGVETNVKSLAGDPMGRVMVGLAAQRSVKEPQAPESFRKMISEELSKLLAEKGQPYEFQTLTQVQWSLGDKEAAKISAAKAADSAKELQKTAPRFPVTPFERYAEAVAKGELPTTEQVGEWTREAMEAAKAAEAAGETKKEG
- a CDS encoding GYF domain-containing protein, yielding MTAQDQQWFYSTQGERFGPVGFDYLLELSQSGKLDPRNDLVWTTSLSDWEPAGEIEGLFERRAVQSRHEDSLAGTESLSQTGEYVSPVIVPKGHQGGTGRIGYIMGTVVLPSLILTGWGVAIGFMKPYVPMPYQNYLPMVAPPLVGILALVSQVKRFHNLGMSGWWTLGLLIPVLNLWLLYRCVACPAGYAGVKRLDGIGKLLAFLYWAGILAAIGLVVAGLAGSFGVMKDSGMLEDLLKQFKELRSAALPDR
- the rpmB gene encoding 50S ribosomal protein L28 → MARVCSIRGSRVRSGGKINRSGLAKKKGGIGRHVTKVVKRKVAPNLQSKRIWVPELGRYVRLTLSAKAIKTINKNGAHATLKEAGLI
- a CDS encoding aspartate 1-decarboxylase, which produces MTTSPRTGFFPPAMLHQVLKSKLHRAMITAADVEYEGSIEIPTDLMETVGLWAGEKVLVASITTGNRLETYAQPGPPGTGQIIINGGAAHRIKKGERVAIMAFGLSEIPVVAKKVVLDEENRVIRDGR